The region GCAAATCGAGGCAAAACTAAGGACCCTATTAACCACGAGAGCAAAATGTAATCTGATATAACTTCGCAAAAACTGTAACTCATTACGAAAAAAACGATCTATCCTCCGCTGCCCTGCTTCCAGGGCAGTTGTTCAGAGGTTCCTTAAGTTGATAAACAATTTTACCAAAACAATCCAGCACAAGTATTTCCCCAGATCACAATATTGCTGCCGAGAATCTGCCTATTTTGGCGCAAATTTCCGTCTATCCTTCCAGCCGCTCCGGCTCGCCCAATGACAATAATCGACCCTCTCTGGTAATCCTTGCCTTAGTACGATTCATGGGGGAAAAACAACCACCCAAAGCGGACAGCGAGGCCGGCCACGTCAACTACCGGCCGCGCCGCCGATCGCCCTACTGCTTGGCTTTCAACTCTTGATCATGTTGCTTGAGAAAAGCGCTGATCTCCTCGACATGGGCGAGTAACCGCGTCCACTGTTCTTTGTAAAGCGTCACCGGAAACCTGCCCAATCCGTATACCGACAGGCCACCTTTCTCGCTGATCTTCAAACGCAGCTCGCCGGGCTTGCGTTCGGCTTGTTGTTTGAGCGCTTGATTCTCGGCTTCGAGGCGCGCCAATTTTTGTTCGATTGTTTCTTCCGTCATGATAGTTCCCCCATTTTATTTTCTTACTCGCCTGCCGAAGCCACGCGCGCTGCGCCGGTCGGCAACTCCGTGGTTGGAATTCTTATCGCAAAACCGCCGACAAGGCGAGGGGGGGCGGTCAAGCCAAACAGCTTGAACCCTGTCCCCAAGTCGGATTATAAGATCAGACAAGGTATCGTTAGCCAAATATCAAAAACATTTTCGGGAGGAGATTTAGAATGAGTGCAAATCTTGGCACTAGAATAATCGACGGCGACGGTCACATCATGGAAGACAACGCTGGCATCATCGCCCATATGGAAGGCGCCTATCGGGACATCGCCGCACGCAAGGGCACCTGCTTTCCGCCGCTGGACCATCTGCATTCCGGCCGCGCCGTTGAGACGCCGCCGCAACGCGATGGCCGAGCGCCGGTGGGACCGAAGGGTTGGCTCGAATTTCTCGACGACATCGGCATCGACTGGACCGTCATGTATCCAACCCTGGCGTTGTCGTACGGCAAGATCGTTAGCCTCGACTACGCGGTGGCGCTATGCAAGGGCTACAACGATTGGATGGCGGAGACGTATTTGAAAGCCAACTCGCGCTTCAAGAGCATGGCGATCATCCCCATGCAGGATCCGCAGGAGGCGGCCAAGGAGCTGCGCCGCGCCGTCACCGAGTTGGGCTTTTTGGGCGCCATGATGCCATCCAATGGTCTGTCTCAGCCGCTCGGCGCCAAACAGTTTTGGCCGATTTACGAAGAAGCGAACCGACTTGGGTGCTGTCTCGCTGTTCACGGCGGCGCCCATGACCGCTTCGGCATGGACCACATGAACATGTACGTGCCGGTGCATGCCCTGGGTCATCCTTGGGGCTTGACGATCAATTGCGCCGATATTCTTTACAACGGCATCTACGAACGCTTCCCGCGCGTGCGTATCGCCTTTCTCGAAGGCGGCATCGCTTGGTTTCTGCTGTTGCTCGAACGGCTCCACGCTTCGCACGAAACTCACTTTCAACATATCCCCGAAGGTGAATTTGGCGTTCGCGAAGGACAAGACCCGGCCAAAGCTCTTAAGAAGCTGGTTAAGGATGGGCGCATTTATCTCGGCATCGAAACCGAAGAGCTGACAATGCCCTTCGCGATTAAAGTCATCGGCAATTCGCCGTTTCTCTACTCGTCGGACTTTCCCCATGAAGTCACCCACGAAAGCTGCAAGCACGACATTGGCGAATTGATGGAAAGCGACGAGATCAACTCGGACGACAAAGCCGCCATGCTCTGGCGCAACGCCGAGACGTTCTACAAGCTGCCGCTTTAAATAGGCACGAGGGTTGAGGCGAAAGGCTTGAGTAAGATTCGCAACCGAATGAGAAGGATCGATCATGGAAACTTGTAACGCCGCCGTCATCACCGAACATAACAAACCGTTGACGATCCAAAAGGTAAAGATTCCCGACCTCGATCCGGGATCGCTCTTGATCAAGATTACCGCTTCGACGCTGTGCGGCACCGATGTGCATCGCTGGCATGGGCCGCTGGGCGACAAAGATACCCTGCCGATTATCACCGGCCACGAACCCTGCGGCACGGTGGAAGATATCGCCGGCGAGCGCACCGATATTTTGGGTAGCCCAGTCAAGCGCGGCGATCGCGTGGTGTGGAGCTACGTCGCTTGTGGTTCTTGTTATTACTGCACGGTTGCCTGCCAGCCTTGCATCTGCCGCGGCCGCGCGTCCTGGGGCCACAATCGCAGCGATCAACACCCGTATCTGCTCGGCAGCTGCGCCGAATATATGTACGTGCCCAAGGAATGCTTGATCATCAAAGTACCTGAGGAAGTGACCTCGGCATCGGCAGCCGCCGCGGCCTGCGCTTATCGTACCGTCATGCACGGCTACGACCGGCTCGGCGCGATCAAAAGTCATGAGACCGTGGTGATCCAAGGCAGCGGACCGCTCGGCAATTTTGCCACCGCGGTGGCCAAAGACCACGGCGCGAAAAAAGTTTTAGTCATCGGCGCGCCGGCCAATCGTTTGGAGGTTACTAAAAAAATGGGCGCCGACGCGGTGTTGAATCTCGAAGAGGTGACCGATGAAAAACTGCGCCGCCAGTGGGTCAAAGACCACACCGACGGGCGCGGCGCCGATGTCGTGGTCCAGGTCGCCAACAACATGGCGGTGCCTGAAGGTCTAACGCTGCTGCGCGACGGCGGCCGTTACTTGAACATCGGCGCCGGCGGCAAAGCCAATATCGCCGTGGAGAAAATCCCCCAGGAAATGTTGTTCATCACGATCCGTTCGGGCGAGCCGCGCCACTGGCTCCAGGCCATCGACTTTCTCGCCTCGCGGCGGAAAATCTTTCCCTTCGAAGAGATGATCAGCAAGAGCTACAAGCTCGATCAGATCAACGAAGCGATGGCAGCGATGGCCAGCTACTCGGTGGTCAAAGCGGTGATCAATTTCTAAGGCGAATAATCAGCGAGGCCGATATGAATTATCAATTGGAACATGTCGCGATCTACACCAAGAACATCGCCGAGTCGATCCAGTTCTATGAAAAATTTTTCGGCGGCCACGCCACGCCGATTAGAAAAGGCAGCGCGGGCTACGGCTTCTGCTTCGTGCGCATCGCCGGCGCGCCGTCGATTCAGTTGATGGAATCGGCCGGCGCAGTGGGCGTGCACCATTACGGCTACGTCACCGACGACATCGATCGGGTGGCCGACGAATTCAAACAAAAAGGCGCGCAGATCCTGCGCGAAAACCGCGACGAGAGCGGCAAGCTCACTACCATCTTCGTCCAGGACCCCAACGGTTTGGAAATGGAAATCAGAAGCCCGCGCTAATTTCGCCGGAGTATCAGCCCCGCTGTCGCGACCATTGACGCACGCCGCACCGCTAATAATCGCAGCTTCATGCCTCCGCGCGCAGCGCCTCCAACGCGCTGCCGCGAAACAATCCCCAGCAACCGAGCAATCCCGCGGCTACGGTAACGCCCGGCACGACGATCAGGACCGCGAAAGTGGGCGCCAGCGACAGCGCCGCCGTGGCGCCGAAAAAATAATAGCTCAGACCCCAGCTGGCGGCGTTGCCGAGCAGCGCGCCGGCGACGCTGGCGCTGACGCCGAGAAAAAGATATTCGGCGACGATGGTGGTAAGAATTTGGCGGCGCGCCGCGCCGAGGGTGCGCAGCAATAAACTTTCCTGGCGCCGCTGGGCCCGGCTGCCGAGCACGGCGCTCGCCAACACCGCGGCGCCGGTGAGTATCGTCAACAGGGCGATAAAGCGCATTGCGTAGGCGATGCGGCTCATGATCGCGTCGAGCGTGCTAAGTACTAGACTCAAATCGATCACCGAGACGTTGGCGAATTTTTCCACCACAGCGCGCTGCAATTTGGCCGACGCTTGAGGGGACTGAGCCCGCGCGACTAAGGCATAGAATTGCGGCGCGCTTTCTAAGACGCCTTCGGGAAACAGCACGAAAAAATTCGGCTGCACACGCTGCCAATCGACTTCACGCAGGCTGGCGATGCGAGTGCGCAACGCTACGCCTTGAACATCGAATTGCAATTCATCGCCCAGACCAACCTTGAGAGTTTCCGCGATGCCGGTCTCCACCGACACGGGAATCGGCTCACTGGCCCCGTCAACTTTGTCATTCCAGACTCCTTTGACGACCCGTTCGCTGTCGCCCAACTGGGCGCGATAACTCGATCGGTATTCCCGGCGCAAAGCCCACTGCGGAATGCCGGCGTTAGATTCATTGCGCAGCTCATCGACATTGCGCCCTTTCACCGTGGTCAGGCGCATCGTCACAATCGGCACTTCGGCTTTGATGGGAATCGTGAACGAGCGCAAAAGCTCGGCGAGGGCGAGGCGCTGATCGTCTTGCACGTCGAACAGCACCAGATTGCCGTCTCCTGCGCCGTTGCGGCGCTGCACTTGTCGCACCAACATCTGTTGCACGCTGTAGAGCGTCACCAGCAGAAAGGCGCCGAGGCCGATTGCCAAGGAGAGCGCCACAGTCTGATTGTTTGGGCGATTGAGATTGGCCAACCCTTGGCGCCAACTGAAGGACAACAGTCGCGGCGCCAAACCTTTCATGAGCCGACGACCGCCGTGCGCGCAGAACACGAGTAAAGCAAAAACCGCGGCCACGCCGGCGGCGAAAATCACTCCATGAGACCAGCGCCCCATGGTCGCCGACGCCAACGCGATCAACAGCGAAATGATAATACCGTAGGTCGCCGCCACCCAGGGATCTTTAGCGCGTCGGTCAACTTCATAAGCCGCGCGCAACGCCAGCAGCGGCGCCACGCGGCGCAACGAGAGGAGCGGAATCAAAGCGAATAACAGCGCGCTCGCCAAACCGATGGCGACGCCGGCGCCAATGCCCCAAGGCGCGATCTCGATCACGGTTGCCACCGGCAAAAAATCTTTCAGAACGGCGGGCAAGGCAAACTGCACGGCGACCCCTAAGCCGGCGCCGATGGCGCAACTGAACAACGTCGCCAACAAGACTTGCAGCAAATAAATTGTCAGCGTTTCACCCGGCGCGGCGCCGAGACAACGGAGCAACGCCGCGCCGTGGCTTTTGTCCTTGGCGTAGGCTTGCATGACGCTGGCGACGCCGATGCCGGCGAGCAGCACGGCGATGAACACCGCGAGCCGCAGATAACGGGAAAGATTTTCCATCGACACGGCGATGGACGCGCTACGCTTGCTCACCGTATCGGCTTCCAACTCCAAGCGTTGCAAGGCCGGCGCCAGCTGACTGACCCGAATATCGACGTCGACCTCACCAGGCAATTTGAAAAAAACCCGGTAGCGCACCAGACTGCCTTTTTGCACCAGCTGGGTTTGTTCGAGATACGCCATCGGGATGTAAACCCGTGGACTGATCAGCGAGAAGGCCAAGCTTTCGCCGGGAATTTTTCGCAGCCGGCCGGCCACGGTGAATTCACTATTGCCGATTTTAATTTTGTCGCCGACCCTGGCATTGAATTGCAGCAGAACGTTGTCGTCGACCAAGGCGTTGGCGCCGCGGTGAAACTCATTCAGCGACAACACCGGTTCGGTTTCCAGCGCGCCGTAATAAGGAAACCGGCCGCTGAGCGCACGCACTTGCACCAGCCGCGAGCCAGCGCTGGCGGGAAAATAAACCATCGAGGTGAAACCGATTTGGCGCGACTGATCGCCGCCCAAGGACGCGATCAGCGCTTCGGCCGACGCATCGAATGGCTGTCGGCTTTCGAGCGCCAGGTCGGCGCCTAACAACGCTTTCGATTGCGCCTCAATGCTCGCCAATAAATTTTCCCGAAACGAATAAGCCAACACCACTGACGCCACCGCCAGAACGACGCAAAACATCGACAACAGCAGCCCGCGCCAACCGCGCCGCCCATCGCGCAGCGCCATGCGCCAGAGCCAAGCTTTGCCGAAGATGTTCATGTTAAAATTCAGCTAAGACATTGTGTCGGCGGCGAGCTTGCCGCCTTTCAACACGATGGTTCGCCCGGCCCGCTGGCTGAGCTCGCGATCGTGGGTGACCAAGATCAACGTCGCACCACTCCTGGCGTTAAGAGCGAAGATCAAATCGACAATCGTCTGCGCCGATTCGGCGTCGAGATTGCCGGTGGGTTCGTCGGCGAAAAGAATCTTCGGCTGATTGATAAATGCCCTGGCGATCGCCACCCGCTGCTGTTCGCCGCCGGAAAGCTGCGCCGGATAGTGACCCAGCCGTGCGCTCAAACCGACTTGACCTAAAAGTTCCGCGGCGCGGCTCTGGACCGACGGCGCGCCGAGAATTTCCGCCGGCACCATGACGTTTTCCAAAGCGGTCAACGACGGCAGCAGTTGAAAATTTTGAAAGACGAAGCCGATCGCGCGATTGCGCAGTTGGCCGAGTTTTTTTTCGTCGGCGTCATGCAGCGCGATGCCATCGAACCAAACCGCGCCAGAACTGGGCCGTTCCAAACCCGCGCAGATACCGATCAGCGTCGTCTTGCCGCTGCCCGAAGGCCCGACGATAGCGCACGCGCTCCCAGCCTCCACCGAGAAGGAGGCATCGCTCAGCACCTGGACGATATCCGCGCCGCTCTTAAACTCCTTGCTTAAATGCTCTACCTTGAGAATGACGTTGGCGCTCATGCTAGCGATTGGCTTCGGTGCGATTCATGCTGTGACCGAGAGTTTAGGTTTTTTATGTTGGCGAAACAATCCTGCGAGGTAAAATTGGCGCGAATCGTTCGCTGCTCAATAATACTGCTGACCTTCTTTGCCATCACCGGCGCGGCGCCGGCGGCGAGAAACATTCTCTTTCTTGGCGACAGCATCACCGCCGGCTACGGCCTGGAAATCTCGGAAGCCTATCCCGCGCTGATTCAAGCGAAGATTGTTGCCGAACATTGGAACTTCAACGTGATCAACGCCGGCCAGAGCGGCGACACCAGCGCCGGCGGATTGAATCAGTTGAATTGGCTGCTCAAAAACCGCGTCGATATTTTACTCTTGGAACTCGGCGGCAACGACGGCCTGCGCGGCCTGCCAGTCGAGAACACCAAGAAAAATTTGCAAACCATCATCGACCGCAGCAAAAAAATATACCCCAACGTAATGATCGTCATCGCCGGCATGAAGGTTCCGCCCAACATGGGCGCCGACTATGCCAAACAGTTCAACGCGATCTTTCCCGAACTGGCGAAAACGAATCAAGCCGCGCTGATCCCATTTATCCTCGACGGCGTCGGCGGCGTGCGCGAGTTGAATCTCGCCGATGGCATTCATCCGACGGCGAAAGGTCACGAGAAAGTCGCCGCCAACGTCTGGAAAGTTATGCAGCCGGTGCTGCGAGGTTTGTCGAAGTGAAAACTACGAACATGCAAGTCGCACTCTTCTGTTCGATCGCCATCGGCGGTTCCGCCTGCGCCGTTGCAAATTCGTATTTGGGCTCCTGTGGCAAAACCCCCAACCTCGAAGTCGTGTCGCTGGCGATGTTTCCCGATCCGCTGCCGGAAGCGCGCAAGATCGATCAGTGGCGCGCCATCCTGCGCTCGGACAGCGCCGAGCTTTGCCCGACGACGTTGACGATTGTCGAAGAGGGCAAGTCGCAAGCGATCGCCCAAGAGCGCCGGGTAGAACTGACCCTTGGCGCCAACGAGGTTCTCTTTACCACTGTCGACAGCTATCGACTGAGCGGCAACCGCATCTGTTTTGAGATCACCGGCTATCTCGACGGCAAAAAGACCGCGCTAAAATCGCCGCGCCGTTTCTGCGCCCGCACCATCGACAAAGGCATGTGGTCCATGCGCTGAGACGCCTTGACACCAGCGGCGTAATTGAACGATAGTTCGCTCTGCGATTTGGCATTGCAAAATAATAACTGGAGGATAGCAAAATGGCAGTTAGGCTCATCGTCACCATCACCGCGGCATCCGGCAAAGGCAGCGAACTCGGCAAGCTCTACAAAGCGCGCTGCGATGACATCGCCAAAGAACCGGGCTGCGAACAGTTCGAAGTCTTCCAAAGCGTCGTCAACCCCGACCATCTGGTCATCCTCGAACGCTGGAAAGATCAAGCAGCGCTCGATGTGCACTCGAAAGTGAACGCCACTCGCGCACCACTGCCAGCCGAACTGCGCGTCGGTGTAACCGAGCGCGAGGACTATATTTACAACCGGACGCGATAAGCGGCCTTGCCATCGCAAACTGTTAGAGGACAAACAATGGGATCATTGGTACTGTTCTTCTCGACGTTTGTGCTTTCGTACCTAATAGGCGCGGTACTATTAGGAGCGTTTCTTTATACCCTACGAACTCGTTTCACCCCAAAAGTTTCAAGAGCGATGGAGACCCTGATGCTCTTTGGGTTAGTTTCCGTTCTCGACCTCTATTGGCATCCCGCCTTGCTGATCGCGGATATTAGGTTCCGAATCCTTAACCCGTCTCTGGCAAAAGCGCTTCGCTTTTCTGGCGAGCATACAGCCGCGGAATTCCTTGGCATTGGTTGGTTCGACATCTGCGCCTGGGTGGGACAGAGTTTAATAGCAACCTGGGTCGCAGATAAACTTGCCCAGCCACCGCGGAGACCCGTATCTGGCAGAGGCTGAACTGGCGCTAGGGACTTTGCAATGTCCGAAACGACGACGTAAACTTCGCGATATCTAGGAGGCTCTCCAGTGCTCAGCGAAACTGGTTACGAACATATCATTCTCACTGATGCGCAGATTCCCATGATCGCCGGCACGAATATGAAAGTTGTCGAGCTGGTCTTGAACCATCTCGCCCACGGCTGGAGCCCTGAGGAACTGCACTTCCAACATCCCACGCTAAGCATGGGACAGATCCATTCCGCGCTGGCGTATTACTGGGACCACAAGACCGAGCTTGACCCAGATATCGAGCGACGGCGCTCGATGGTCGACGACATTCAACAAACCTTGCCTGAATCTCCGCTCGCTGAACGGCTGAAAGCTAGAAAGCAAATGTAATGTCGATCGCCCTCTTCATGGACCACCACGTCCCGAGGGCGATCACGATTGGACTGCGGCTCCGTGAGATCAATGTACTCACGGCGTTCGAGGACAAGTCCGATGAAATGGCGGATCCACTCCTCTTGAACCGCGCGACTTCGTTGGGGCGAGTCCTATTCACGCAAGACGACGACCTTTTAGTTGAAGCTGTACGACGACAGAGGTTGGGGACCGTTTTCGCCGGCGTTATCTATACGCACCAACTAAGAGCGACGATCAGGAAGTGCATTGACGACCTGGAATTGATCGCCAAAGCCGCCGAACCTGAAGACCTGGTAAATCAAATCTTCTTTCTCCCGCTCTGAAAATTTTCGGCGCAATCTTGTTATTGTGCCAACGAATCGGTTCGTCCGTACGCATCTACGTTTCTAGTTGACACGCCTAAGGCGTGCGGACTACGCTCGGCCACATTAGATTGATGGTTAGGGAGATGTGCAATGGCTGACTCATTAGAAAGCTTCAAAAGCTACATCGGCAAGAGCGAAACCGCGACGGATGTCGTGACGGCATCGACGATCGTAAAATTCGCCGCGACGTTGGGACTGGAAAATCCGCCGCTCGACAAAGGCTCGGCGATCCCACCCGGCTGGTACGGCGGGTTATTTCCGGCGTCGCACCGGCCGGACAAGATGCGCACCGACGGTCAAGCGTCGGGCGGCGGCATCGCACCACCGATCCCGCTACCGCGCCGACGCATCGGCGGCACCCGCGTTGCGTTTCACGAGCCGCTGCGCATCGGCGACGATGTCGTGCGCAAAACCGAGATCGCCGATATGCAGATCGACGATGGACCGAGCGGCGCGCAAGTTACCGTCATCGAGCGCAACAGCATGTCCACCGCGCGGGGCCTGTGCGTCGTCGAAGAGCGCGACATGGTGATGCTCAGCGAAGCGCGCTCCGACGCCGCGCCGAAATCGACGCCGGCAACTCCCAGCGACGCGAAGTGGAATCAGATCATCGAACCCAACGCGCCGCTGCTGTTCCGTTTCTCAGCGATCCGTTTCAATAGTCATCGAATTCACTACGACCGCGATTACGTCACCAAAGTCGAGAAATTGCCGGGCCTGGTCGTGCAAAGCTCACTGATCTCGCAGCTGCTAATGGAAATGTGCCGAAGAGAACTGCCGGCCAAGCGCATGACCAACTTCGATTTCCAAAACCTGCGTTCGGTCTACGACAGCGACGGCAAGGTCACGCTCAACGGCAAACCGAGCAGCGATGGACGGGAAGCTACGCTATGGGCAGTCGATGGCAAAGGCAATTTGGCGATGTTAGTGACGGCGAAGTTCGCCTGAGAATACTCTCACCACGAAGTCACGAAGGACACGAAGGCTTCGGAAGATTAACATTCCTAACTTCGTGCTCTTCGTGTCCTTCGTGGTGAAATCTGTCTTTCCTTTTAACGCCTACCAATCGGATGGCGCGCGATAAAATCCTGCAACGTTTTCAGTGCGCCATCGCCATCCCAAAACGTCATATGCCTAACGCCAGGCATCAACGCCAACTCGGCGCCGGCAATTAGCGGCGCCAAACGCTTCGCCGTCGCCGCCGGCGTGCTGCCGCGCCGCTCGACGCCGTCATCAGCGCCGCACAGCACTAGCGTCGGCACTTTTAACTTCGGCGCTTCCGCCAAAGTGTCCCAAGTCAGCCGCGCTAATTCGTGAATTCGATACTGCTCCACCGTGCTCTGCCCCAACCACAAAGCCCGCGCCAGCTCGGCCGCTTGCTCGCGATGATTGCGATAGAATTCCGGATTGTAAGCCATGTGATCGTTATCGATATGTTCAAGAATATATTTCTCGAAACCGATCTTATTGATCTCATCTAACGCTTCCGGTCCCACTTCACGGGTCGTGCCGTCGAGCCGGCGCACTCCGGGTCCCGTCGTGGAAATCGTTAGACTCGCGACAAGATCAGGACACGCGATCGCCATCGCCTGAACGATCTGCCCACCGATGGCGAAGCCGACCAAATGACAGCGCGCGACGCCAAGCTGCCGCAGCAGTTCGATGCCGTCCTCGGCAAACTGCTTGACAGTGTAACCGTCTTTCGGTTTTTCGCTGCGCCCCGTGCCGCGTCCATCGTAGATGATCGTGCGAAATTTTTTAGACAACGTCGGCACCACGCCGACGTTCCAAGTCGCGCAAGGCCACCAATCGGGCGGCACCAAAAGAATCGGCTCACCACTGCCCTGCGTCTCGTAGTAAATCTCGACCCCATTAACTTGTTTCATCGGCATAAATTTTTTCCAATTCGAAATTGTTATTAAAACCCGCTCGACCTGAGTAGGCCCGCAGGGCCGTATCGAATGGTCACCCCGGCGTCAAGCCAAAAACTTGTTGATAGAGTTTAATCGACTCCACCATGCTTTCGTTCTCCAAGTCCTGCACAACTTTTTTGAATCCTTTATTGAGCCGGGGCGGATCGGCATCGACATCGCCGCGCGAGGGAATGCGCGACAGCTCACGCAGTTTCACTTGCGCCGGTTTGGCGAGCAAAAAATCGATAAACAGTTTCGCCGCCGCCGGGTGAGGCGCCTTAGCGGCGAGACTCGCGGTATTGACGATGACGACGACCGGTTCGAGCGGCACCCACTCGATGGGCGCGCCTTGATTGACGAAGGCCTGGGCATGCGGACCATAGGCGATGGTCAGCGGTGCTTCGCCGGCGGCGACCAATTGCACGCGGCCGCGCGCGCCGCGCTGAAAGATTAGATTCTGCGCCGCCAGCCGTTTGAAGTACGCCATTCCCTTGTCCTTGCCCCAGGCTTTAAGCAGGCCGTCGAACCATTCAAAGTTGTCAGTGTCGTTGATGATCTGGCGATTTTTCCAAATCGGCTTCAATAGGTCGTCATAGCTTTTAGGCACGTCGGCAGCCTTCACGTTGCGCGTGTTGTAGGCCAACACGAAGGTATTTTGATAGGTCGAACCCCAATAGCCTTGGGGGTCTTTGAGATCGCTGGGTAGAAATCTAAATTCCGGCGACTCGTAGCGGGCAATGATCTCACGCTTCTTGATCAGCGTGAGCCCGCCCCGGCTCGCCACACCTTGCAGCACGTCGGCGGAATAGTTGCGCGCCGAGTATTCGCTAACAACGCGATTGACCAAAGCGCCCGTGCCGGAACGAAACAAATCGACTTTGATGAACGGATACTGCTTCTCGAACATGTCGATGAAGGTTTTCGCCTCAGGTATCGACACGGTGGTGTACCAAGTGACGCGCCCTTCTTTTTTCGCCTGGCCGAGCAAATCTCCGGACGCTGTTTGCGCCGCGGCGAATCGCAAGGGCAGCAAAGCGATCGCGATCGACAAAAATAATCGTGCGGGCTTCATCCTCACTATCCTTGCGTCAATTCTTTCGCCTCGGCAACGACGCTTTCGAGCGACGGCACGAACGGCCGCTCATCCCAATACGGCAAAAACTGATCGGCGCCGTGGATTATCTTCGGCACCGATGCGAGCTTGCCCGCCGGCAGACGGTCGAGCACGCAGCGCACGTAGGGGGCGTAACCGGCCCACTCGGGCTCATCTTGAATAATCAGCACACGGCCGGTTTTGCTCGATGACTTGAGCACCGTATCGCTATCGAGCGGCTTGATGAATCCTAAACTGACTACTTCGACCGCGTCGCGCTGACCCGATTTTGCCAGCTCGTCGGCGGCGTCTTCGGCCAACGCCGCGCAGCGGCCGGCGGCAATGATCGTCAACTTGTCACCGCTGCGCGTGACTTGAGATTTACCGCCGGGATTGTCGTCGCCGACATCGCCGCTGCGCAGATGAATCGAACGGTCTTCGAAAAACAAAGTCGGCGTCGGCCGCGTCAGCGCTTCGCGAAAACTCCAATACGCTTCGCTCGGCGAGCCGGGCATGGCGATG is a window of Deltaproteobacteria bacterium DNA encoding:
- a CDS encoding amidohydrolase gives rise to the protein MSANLGTRIIDGDGHIMEDNAGIIAHMEGAYRDIAARKGTCFPPLDHLHSGRAVETPPQRDGRAPVGPKGWLEFLDDIGIDWTVMYPTLALSYGKIVSLDYAVALCKGYNDWMAETYLKANSRFKSMAIIPMQDPQEAAKELRRAVTELGFLGAMMPSNGLSQPLGAKQFWPIYEEANRLGCCLAVHGGAHDRFGMDHMNMYVPVHALGHPWGLTINCADILYNGIYERFPRVRIAFLEGGIAWFLLLLERLHASHETHFQHIPEGEFGVREGQDPAKALKKLVKDGRIYLGIETEELTMPFAIKVIGNSPFLYSSDFPHEVTHESCKHDIGELMESDEINSDDKAAMLWRNAETFYKLPL
- a CDS encoding zinc-binding alcohol dehydrogenase, with translation METCNAAVITEHNKPLTIQKVKIPDLDPGSLLIKITASTLCGTDVHRWHGPLGDKDTLPIITGHEPCGTVEDIAGERTDILGSPVKRGDRVVWSYVACGSCYYCTVACQPCICRGRASWGHNRSDQHPYLLGSCAEYMYVPKECLIIKVPEEVTSASAAAAACAYRTVMHGYDRLGAIKSHETVVIQGSGPLGNFATAVAKDHGAKKVLVIGAPANRLEVTKKMGADAVLNLEEVTDEKLRRQWVKDHTDGRGADVVVQVANNMAVPEGLTLLRDGGRYLNIGAGGKANIAVEKIPQEMLFITIRSGEPRHWLQAIDFLASRRKIFPFEEMISKSYKLDQINEAMAAMASYSVVKAVINF
- a CDS encoding VOC family protein, with protein sequence MNYQLEHVAIYTKNIAESIQFYEKFFGGHATPIRKGSAGYGFCFVRIAGAPSIQLMESAGAVGVHHYGYVTDDIDRVADEFKQKGAQILRENRDESGKLTTIFVQDPNGLEMEIRSPR
- a CDS encoding FtsX-like permease family protein yields the protein MNIFGKAWLWRMALRDGRRGWRGLLLSMFCVVLAVASVVLAYSFRENLLASIEAQSKALLGADLALESRQPFDASAEALIASLGGDQSRQIGFTSMVYFPASAGSRLVQVRALSGRFPYYGALETEPVLSLNEFHRGANALVDDNVLLQFNARVGDKIKIGNSEFTVAGRLRKIPGESLAFSLISPRVYIPMAYLEQTQLVQKGSLVRYRVFFKLPGEVDVDIRVSQLAPALQRLELEADTVSKRSASIAVSMENLSRYLRLAVFIAVLLAGIGVASVMQAYAKDKSHGAALLRCLGAAPGETLTIYLLQVLLATLFSCAIGAGLGVAVQFALPAVLKDFLPVATVIEIAPWGIGAGVAIGLASALLFALIPLLSLRRVAPLLALRAAYEVDRRAKDPWVAATYGIIISLLIALASATMGRWSHGVIFAAGVAAVFALLVFCAHGGRRLMKGLAPRLLSFSWRQGLANLNRPNNQTVALSLAIGLGAFLLVTLYSVQQMLVRQVQRRNGAGDGNLVLFDVQDDQRLALAELLRSFTIPIKAEVPIVTMRLTTVKGRNVDELRNESNAGIPQWALRREYRSSYRAQLGDSERVVKGVWNDKVDGASEPIPVSVETGIAETLKVGLGDELQFDVQGVALRTRIASLREVDWQRVQPNFFVLFPEGVLESAPQFYALVARAQSPQASAKLQRAVVEKFANVSVIDLSLVLSTLDAIMSRIAYAMRFIALLTILTGAAVLASAVLGSRAQRRQESLLLRTLGAARRQILTTIVAEYLFLGVSASVAGALLGNAASWGLSYYFFGATAALSLAPTFAVLIVVPGVTVAAGLLGCWGLFRGSALEALRAEA
- a CDS encoding ABC transporter ATP-binding protein, producing the protein MLKVEHLSKEFKSGADIVQVLSDASFSVEAGSACAIVGPSGSGKTTLIGICAGLERPSSGAVWFDGIALHDADEKKLGQLRNRAIGFVFQNFQLLPSLTALENVMVPAEILGAPSVQSRAAELLGQVGLSARLGHYPAQLSGGEQQRVAIARAFINQPKILFADEPTGNLDAESAQTIVDLIFALNARSGATLILVTHDRELSQRAGRTIVLKGGKLAADTMS
- a CDS encoding arylesterase, producing the protein MLAKQSCEVKLARIVRCSIILLTFFAITGAAPAARNILFLGDSITAGYGLEISEAYPALIQAKIVAEHWNFNVINAGQSGDTSAGGLNQLNWLLKNRVDILLLELGGNDGLRGLPVENTKKNLQTIIDRSKKIYPNVMIVIAGMKVPPNMGADYAKQFNAIFPELAKTNQAALIPFILDGVGGVRELNLADGIHPTAKGHEKVAANVWKVMQPVLRGLSK
- a CDS encoding DUF433 domain-containing protein, translating into MLSETGYEHIILTDAQIPMIAGTNMKVVELVLNHLAHGWSPEELHFQHPTLSMGQIHSALAYYWDHKTELDPDIERRRSMVDDIQQTLPESPLAERLKARKQM
- a CDS encoding acyl-CoA dehydrogenase; this encodes MADSLESFKSYIGKSETATDVVTASTIVKFAATLGLENPPLDKGSAIPPGWYGGLFPASHRPDKMRTDGQASGGGIAPPIPLPRRRIGGTRVAFHEPLRIGDDVVRKTEIADMQIDDGPSGAQVTVIERNSMSTARGLCVVEERDMVMLSEARSDAAPKSTPATPSDAKWNQIIEPNAPLLFRFSAIRFNSHRIHYDRDYVTKVEKLPGLVVQSSLISQLLMEMCRRELPAKRMTNFDFQNLRSVYDSDGKVTLNGKPSSDGREATLWAVDGKGNLAMLVTAKFA